TCGGCGAGCGCCTGCAGCTCCGGCGTGACGTGGGCCAGCAGCGCCGACATCGACAGCTCCCCTCCGAGCGCATGCAGCGCGTCGAGGTAGAAACCGATGGCGGTCTCGCCCTGGCGCTGCAGCGCCATCCGCAACGTCGTTGCCGTGACGAAGGGGTTCCCGTCCCGGTCGCCGCCGATCCAGTTCCCCATGCGGAAGAAGGCGGGAATGTCCGTCCCGGGGAGCGCTTCCTCGAGGGTGCGGTACATCCGCGGGATCTCGCGTAGGAAGGTCGCGTGGTAGTACTGGAGCGCGTTCTCGATCTCGTCACCGACCGTGAGCCGGGCCAGGCGTAGCATCCGCGTCTGCCAGAGCTGCGTCACCCACCCCTTGATCTGCGCCTCGTTCTCCGCGCGCTCGCGGTCGGTTCGGAGCGTCTCGCGCACCGCGACCAGGGCGGCGATCGCGCGCTCGGCGGCGAGGATGCTCTGCCGCTGCACCTCCGTCGGGTGCGCGGTGAGGACCGGGGAGATGTGGGCCGACTGGAGCGTCTGCGCGATCGTGTCGGGGCTGACTCCCGCCGCGGCGAGCCGCCTGAACGTCTTGGCCAGCGACCCCTCTTGCACGTGCCCTTGCCGCTCGTGATGCAGTCGGCGCCGGACGAAGTGGCGGTCCTCGGCGATGTTGGCCAGGTGCGAGAAGTAGGAGAAGGCGCGGATCACGCTCACCGTCTGGTCGTTGGACAGGTTCCGCAGGAGCTTGTCCATCGCCTCACCGGCCGCCGAGTCGCTCTTGAGGCGGTAGGCCACCGAGAGCTGGCGAACGCGCTCGACGAGCTCGAAGGCCTCCCGCCCATCAAGCTCGCGAATCACGTCGCCGAGGATCCGCCCGAGGAGCCTGATATCCTCCATGAGGGGGCGGTTCTTTTCGGCGGCGGCCACGGCGGGGTCTGCGGGAGTACGCATGTTTATTCGTTGCTATCTAAAGAATTGTCCTGCAGGCACTTGAGACGGCAGTACAGCGCGCAGATTCGATATCCAGTGCCGTGCATCGTCGTCGCACGCAGCCTTCGAGCGCGCCCGTCATCCGCTATCGGGGTCCACTCTGTGGGTTTTCCACATCGGCCGCCAGTCGCCGCTGGACCCCATCCACATGATGCTGATTGTGGTACAGGGTGAAGAGGAGCATCTCGCGAACGGTGAGCTTTCCCAGGAGGGGGTGAGGGAAGCGATGTCGGTCGAGGTCGGCGTCGCTCCAGCGCGTCACGCGAGCGCGCAGCTCGCCGATCGCCGCGCGATGCGCCGTCATGATCCGGGCGCGATCGACATCGGGGGTAGCACCGTGTCTCGAGGGTGTCGGGGCAAAGCGCCCCGCCGTCCCGCCGGCGGCCAGCACCTGACGATAGTCGTCGCGCACACCCTCGAAGGTCCGCGACGCCGCCGATGGCCGTCCGAACAGCAGGGCGACCAGCGTCCGCGGGACCCGCAGGCCAGCGCTCACCGCCGCCATCGACTTGGTGAGGTGTCGGACATTGTCGGCCGGCGACCAGGCCGTGCCGATCGGGGCGAAGAAGACGCGGGTCGACAGGGCATTCCAGAAGGCGACACCGCGCGCGTGCACGCGCTCGAGTTCGGCGACGATCTCGTCGCGGGCGTAGGGTGACGGGTCGGGCACGCGGCTACCGCAGCCGCCGGAGCTCGGCCTCCGACACGATGAAGCCGAAGCCGGGCCACCCGCCAGACTGCACCGACCGCTCGAACCAGCGACGCGCCTGTGCCGTGTCGCCCTTCACCAGGTACCAGTTCCCGATCCCGAAGGCGAGCGTCGCCAGCTGCACGTCGGCGGTGTCGGCGGGGGTGAGCACCTGCTCGGGGCCGATCTCGCCGCGATAGAGGCGGAGGCGCTGGGCATACGCCACCGTCGTCTTGAGCGAGTCGGTACGCCGGTCGAGGTGCGCCCTGGCCTCGGCGCCGCGCCCGGCGCGCGCCAGCGACATCCAGAGCCAGTCCGTCGATCCTGCGAGCTCGCCAGGATCGGGGGCGCGGCAGGGCGCGGGCAAAGGCGTCGGCGGCGCCGGCGAAGTCGCCGCGCACGAACTTCACGACCCCGAGGTGATACCAAATGCCGTAGATCGTGGAGTCGATCGCGGCGCCGCGCGTCAGGTCGACCATGGCCTGGTCGAAGGCACGCACCGAGAGATGTCGGTGCCCGCGCCAGCGCAGGAGCATGGCGTTGTTAGGGTCGATGGCCAGCCCGCGCGAGTACGTCGCGATCGCCTCGCGGAACTGCCGCGCCCCCGACTGCGCCGCCCCCAGCGCGAGGATCCGGTCGATGTTCCGCGGATCGCTCGCCAGCGCGGCCTGCGCTCGGGCCACGGGGCCAGTGTCGGCCTGTGCGCGGTAGGCGACACCGGCAGGTGAGGTGTACTGCACCGACTGTCCGGTCGCCGGGGAGGCGAGGAGGACGACCGTCGCCACGACGGCCGCGCCGAGCGAACGCGCACGCATGCGGAATCTCGCAGGAAAGAGAGGGGGACGGTCGCAGGCGAAGGTCGGCGGACCGCCGTGCGCTGAGCTTACGTCGCCACCACTCGCCGGTCGAGGCGTGGGTGCCCGTCGAGCACCCCACGTGGCGCGGCACGTGGTGGGGCACGTGGCGCGGCACCTGGCGGCCGCGTTCGCTCACGGGGACTGGTCCCGGACGCTGCAGCCACCAACATTCGACGCGCCCATCGTGCTCGTTCACTCACTCGCGTGGCCATGCCGCTGGATTCATCGCTCGACGTCCGACGCTACCGCACCCTCGTCGCCGCCGCCGCCATCGTAATCGTCGTGGCGGGGCTCAAGGCCTCGGCGAGCGTGCTCGATCCGATCCTCATGTCGGCCGTGGTGGTCGCGTGCGCCGTGCCGCTGCAGCACAAGCTGCGTGAGCGCGGCTTGGGGCCGCGGCTGGCGATGACGGCCACCGTCATCGCGGTCGTCTCCGGCCTCCTCCTCTTTGGCGGCATCATCGGCTACGCCGCCAAGGCGCTCGTCGCGACGGTCCCGCAGTACCAGGACCGACTCTCCGCGCTCATGACCAGCGGGGTCTCGTGGCTCGACCGTTTCGGGATCGACGCGTCGCGCTCCCAGCTCATGGCGATGGTGAGTCCGTCACGCGTCATCTCGATGTCCGCCAACCTCATGGCCGGGCTCGGGAGTGCGCTCAGTGTCACGATCCTCATCGTGATGCTGTCGATCTTCCTGCTCATCGAGTCCAACGCCGTCATGCATCGCCCGGGACACCGCGCGCGCGACAAGGCGCTGTCGCTGGCCTGGCAGCGACGACTCAACGCGATGGCCAACGACATCCAGCAGTACGTCTGGATCACCCTCATCACGGGGCTCATGTACGCCGGGGTGGTGTGGGTGATCCTCCTGCTGCTCGGCGTGGACCTCGCGCTGCTGTGGGCGCTGGTCGCGCTCGTCCTCAGCTTCGTCCCGGGGATCGGCTTCATCCTGTCGATGATCCCGCCGGTGGCGCTGGCGATGCTGGAGTTCGGCCCGGTGCGCGCCGGCCTCCTGGTGCTGCTGCTGGTGGTGCTCAACAGCGTCGTCGACAACGTCATCAAGCCGCGCTTCATGCAGGAGGGCTTCGACCTCGGCCCCTTCGTCCTCTTTGCGGCGATCCTCTTCTGGACGTACGTGTTGGGCCCCACCGGGGCGCTGCTCGCCGTCCCGCTCACCACCGCCGTGCGCCGCCTCTTTGCGCCGAGCGAGGCGGACGACGTCAGCCCACCCGCGACGCCGTCAGAGGCGCAAGCCTGACGCGGTGCGGTGCGTGAGCGCACGCGAGTGAGCGCGCGAGTGAGCACGCGGAGCTAGGCGCGCGCACGTGGGCGCATGCACGTGAGCGAGCGTCCGCGGTCAGCGCAGTTCGGCGGACAGGGCGCGCACGAAGGTGTCGACGTCCTGCTCGGTGTTGAACAGGTGCGTCGAGATGCGGTGCCCGTTGAACCAGTTGCCGGGGACGACCTTCACCTCGACGTGATGTTGCTCGCGCAGCCGCGTGTGCAGCGTCCCAGCCTTGTGCTGCTCGGGGAGGCGATAGCTGAGGAGCGGCGACGCGATCGGCCCCGCGCCGCCGCTCACGATCGTGACCTGCGGAACGGCGGCGAGCGCCGTGTGCAGCCGACCACGGAGCGCCAGGTTGTGCGCTTCGATGCGCGCGAGGCCGATGGTGCTCAGGTAGTCGATGGCCGCCCCCAACCCGATCACGCTCGGCAGCGACGCAACGCCTGACGAGGCCGAGTAGGCGGCGCGCC
Above is a window of Gemmatimonadota bacterium DNA encoding:
- a CDS encoding DinB family protein, encoding MPDPSPYARDEIVAELERVHARGVAFWNALSTRVFFAPIGTAWSPADNVRHLTKSMAAVSAGLRVPRTLVALLFGRPSAASRTFEGVRDDYRQVLAAGGTAGRFAPTPSRHGATPDVDRARIMTAHRAAIGELRARVTRWSDADLDRHRFPHPLLGKLTVREMLLFTLYHNQHHVDGVQRRLAADVENPQSGPR
- a CDS encoding AI-2E family transporter is translated as MPLDSSLDVRRYRTLVAAAAIVIVVAGLKASASVLDPILMSAVVVACAVPLQHKLRERGLGPRLAMTATVIAVVSGLLLFGGIIGYAAKALVATVPQYQDRLSALMTSGVSWLDRFGIDASRSQLMAMVSPSRVISMSANLMAGLGSALSVTILIVMLSIFLLIESNAVMHRPGHRARDKALSLAWQRRLNAMANDIQQYVWITLITGLMYAGVVWVILLLLGVDLALLWALVALVLSFVPGIGFILSMIPPVALAMLEFGPVRAGLLVLLLVVLNSVVDNVIKPRFMQEGFDLGPFVLFAAILFWTYVLGPTGALLAVPLTTAVRRLFAPSEADDVSPPATPSEAQA